In a genomic window of Phycisphaerae bacterium:
- a CDS encoding WXG100 family type VII secretion target: MAQAYVDPSELRRFAQDLNRFNGELHSLIAGLHARMLSLEKTWRDQEQRKFAEEFEQTMRVLNAFLKLSERHVTFLLKKAGYIEDYLQQH, encoded by the coding sequence ATGGCCCAAGCTTATGTGGACCCGTCCGAGCTGAGGCGATTCGCTCAGGACCTCAACCGCTTCAACGGGGAGCTTCACAGCCTGATTGCCGGCCTGCATGCCCGAATGCTCAGTCTGGAGAAGACCTGGCGAGACCAGGAGCAGCGCAAGTTCGCCGAAGAGTTCGAGCAGACCATGAGAGTGCTCAACGCTTTCCTCAAGCTGTCGGAGCGTCATGTGACGTTCCTCCTGAAAAAAGCCGGGTACATTGAGGATTACCTTCAGCAACACTAG